GCCTTTCGACATTCCAGAGCCAGCGGGACGGAGCGTTCCTTGCGGCCCTTACCGTGCCGGAAGACTGCATGTCCACTCTTCACGCCCACCATCAAATCGTGTAGTTCGAGGTTGACGACATCGCCGACCCGTGCGCCGGTGTAAAGCAGCAGATGGAAGATGGCGTTCCCTCGAATATCCCCTTGTAACTCGACCTGCCGCAGCAGCTTCCGCACGGTGGTTCGGACAAGACCTTCGGGCGGGAGTTCGGTCTTTCGTAACTCCTTCACCTGCTCAGCGGGATTCGATATCAGCGATCCGGTCTGAGCAAGGAAGTGGAATAGGCGGCGAATCGTAACCAACGCCCGATTGCAGGTCGCCACGGCTTGCTGTTTCTCTTCATGGAGGTGCCTCCGAAAATCAACCACATCACGCACGGTCACTCGGGAAAACCGGAGCGGCTCGGCATTGGCCGAAGTGAACCAGCGTGTAAACTTCCGCAGATCGTTTCTGATCGCTTCGCAGGTGTTGGCAGTGAAGTCGTGAGCGTCGATGTACTCCTCGACGAGACGAGGCTCGTCAGTTCCGACCGACAACCCCTCGAAAACATTACGGTGACAATTCTGACGGCTATTTTTACGGGAATTGGACATCATTCAGACACTTTCCTCCTCGGATTGGCGGCATAAGGGCGACTATGGTGACACGTTAAGATCACAGTTGTTGACACTTCAGATTCAGAAACACCGCTCGAACGACCTCGCCAGAATCCAAATTTTGTATTCCCTCTGGGAAGCACTCATTCACGGCGGCTTCCACCTGCTGAGCAGACGCACTAAGGCCGAGACTGGAGAGCGAATCGATCAGTTCGTTGTATTGGCTGGTTCGTTTCGGCTTGGTCTTCGGTCTCGCCGGTCGTTTGATCGGCTGACTACCAAGAGGGTGCCTGCTGGCATAGAAGAGAATTGGCTTGCCGTTCACACCGCAGTTTCGGCGCTTTACTTCCAAGCAGTTCTCTTGCATCTCGTCGCTATAGAACGGGCGACGAGTTTCGAGGTCGTACACCGGCGACGGGAATACCCCCTCGTTCATCAACTCGTAAAACCGTGCCCGGCTCAGGCCAACCATGCGAGCCATTTCGCTCACACTCACAGCGGTTTTCTGAACGTCATTCATACGGCAGTTCTCCACGAAGTAGACGGTTGATTTCTGATGCTCGACTAGGGGGTGCCTCTCGAAATCAAACAGCAATCAAACCAGAATCAAACAGCATCGTTTCGAGAATTGGACAGATGATCGTGCCCTTGCTGCGTCAGTTGGCGACGGCCTTGATCGTCCTTCATCACAAGATTCGTTCGGATCAAGAACGGTTCGACGACCTCAGACACGGTGCGACTGGGAAGGCCCAATGCCGACGCCAGCACGTTCAAGCGAGTCGCACCATCGGACAACAGTTCGACGTACTGACGCTCGGTTGGCCCGAGACCAATTTCATCAATACCTTCCAACTGACACGCTCTTTGCAGGTGTCTTGCCGTGATCGTGTCTTCGCCTTCCGACCGACAAACTCGGTGGCAGGACTGAAGCAGGCGCAGTGCCAGCCGAGGTGTGCCCCGAGACCGCCTGCTGATCTTGGGGAAAATCTCTTCGTGAACGTCCCAAACTAACGCTCGGCAGCGCTGGATCAGCACCGAAGTCAGGTCTTCCACGGTGTAAAATTGAAGCCGCAGGAGTAGCTTCATCCGGTCTCGTAGCGGTTGTAGCAGGCCGTACTCGTCCGTGGTCGAGAGCAGCAAAGTGAAGTCCGCCAACGGTAAACTTTGCGACGAGCGTCCCTTACCCGAGATCGTCAACTTCCGCTTGTCGAGAGCGAGATACAGTGCCGTCTGGTATTCTTTGCCCAGTTCGTGGCATTCATCAATGTGAATGACATCACCGTCCTTTGCAGAGAGAAGCAGAGCATTCAGGTCAGCAGGGCCACCGATTGACTGCCCTAGAATCTCATGGAAATCGGCAGCCATCTCTTGGGAGATGACGTTGGCCAGAGCGCTCTTACCGAGACCGGGTGGCCCGACGAGCAACGCATGGTCGAACTTCTTTCCGTCCATGTGGGCGGCGTCGATGGCGACACGCACCTGATCGATGACGCCTTGCTGACCGATCAGATGATTCAGCGACGACGGTTTCACATCGCCGACTTCTCTTTGATTGGACATAGGTTCTTCCATTGCAAGTGTTGGATTGTTGATGCTGGACTAGGGGGTGCCTCGAACATCAGCAGACAGCTTCGATCTCTTGGTAGCCCAGAGCGTCGAAAGCGGCTCGGAGATCACTTTCGTCCGGCCAACCGCCTTGATCGTCCACGTTTTCGAGAGCGTTACAGCGGTTGTCGCTGAGCCACTGGTAGACGTGTTCGGCCCAATCCTCGGGCAGTTCGTAATCGTCCTTGATGCCGATGGCGGCGAGGGGGATGTTTTCCCACGTCGCATCGAATTCCATCTCGCTGTAATGGTGTTCGCAAAGAATGGGATAAATCGCCATTCGTTCGAGCAGACCGTGCAGCACCTTGAATGCCTCCGTGATTTCGCCGTCTCGATAGACCCGCACTGACCAGCCCTTGATCCACCCCACTGCCCAGTGAGTGTGATCTTCTTCGATCACGTCAGAGTCATCGGCGTCAGCGTCGATGAATGGTTTCAGCGCCTTGCTGATCTGTACCGAGTTGCTTCGATCCAGCAGACCGGATTCCCGGTGATGGCCGTAGTAAATGAACCAGTCCTCGGGACGTTCCCGGTCGCTCGCACCAAACCAAGCGAACGAGTCCCACCGTTGCCAATTTCCTGCTGCATCTTTCGCCGCATCTTCAAGGTCGAGTTCGCCAAGATCGTTGCTCATGTTTCGTCTCCGTTTGAGTAATGATGTTGTCTGACGAACTAGGGGGTGCCTTTCTTGGGCATGACTGGATGAAAAAGACCGAGAGAGCCGCCCGTGGATGATCGTCACGGAAGCTGCGAGACCCCGCAGGGGCAGAGCGATCACGTCCAACGCTGGCCAGTCCGTTGAGACGTTGCTTGCTGCTGCGAATTGGGCGTCGAGGCCCGAGCGGTGGTGCAATCACCTCTTGGGCGGTTCGTCTCGGCTTGCCCTCAAGGACGCTGGACTAGGGGGTGCCCACAGTTTCGGAGACGGGCTGCTCTTCTGACGTGCGGACGTGGCTGAGCAAGAAGTCCACCGCTTTCGATGCCGTGGCAGCCGCACGGAAGATGAACTTGGTGTCACCCTTCATGGCTTGAAGCCAGTGATCGAGATACGCAGCGTGATTGTCGTTCTCGCTGGCAGGCAACCCCAATTCGGCGAGCAGAAACGATGCCCCCAGTTCGGCAACGAGTTCGCCGAGAGCATAGGCGTTGTCCTCGTTTGCCCTGTCAAACCCGATCCGTTTTTCGCTCCAATGGATCATTTCGTGGGCGAGGGTTTGGTAATACGTTTCTGACGACTCGAATTGACCACGCAGAGGCATCTGAACGTAGTCACCACCCGGCGAATAGAATGCCTTGTTGCCACCTTCACGCAGGTCGATGCCGATAGCAGCCACAAGCCGATCCATCGCCTCGAACCGCTCGAAGATCGTGTGAGAGGGCTGGGCGTATCCAATGCGGAATTGTTCCAAGCCAGTCGCTTGTTCAATACTGAAAATTGAGAACTGACGCATCATCATAAACTTGTCTTCGATTTCTTCACCTTTCTCGTTGGTGCGTTCACGAGAGATCGGTTTCCACAGCACGACCTTGATGGATTTCTCGCCTTTCTTGACCATCGAGCCAGCTTGTTTAATCTGATTGAACGTCCCAAACCATTTGCTTTGGTAGCCGTTCTTGATCGCAAGCACTTGCAAGATCAGTTGATTGATCCCTCTATACGGCTTGCCGGTACTCAAGCTCGTGGCCAGCCCCAGACCATTGGGATCGCTGGCCCATGGCTTTCGCCACGCCGGAAGACCACCAGCTTCAAGACTTTCAATGATGATGGTGGTGATGGTTTGGCGGATGTCGTCTGCGGTTTGTTTGGGCATGTCGTCGTCTCCGTTGCTTGAGTGAGTTGAGCGGAACGACGAACTTGGGGGTGCCTCAGTCCCCTTCAGAATTGGCAATACAACTTTTGGAATTGGAGGGGCGAGATCGGGCACCCTCTTGTGCAGCAGTGATAAGAA
The genomic region above belongs to Gimesia chilikensis and contains:
- a CDS encoding tyrosine-type recombinase/integrase, with the translated sequence MMSNSRKNSRQNCHRNVFEGLSVGTDEPRLVEEYIDAHDFTANTCEAIRNDLRKFTRWFTSANAEPLRFSRVTVRDVVDFRRHLHEEKQQAVATCNRALVTIRRLFHFLAQTGSLISNPAEQVKELRKTELPPEGLVRTTVRKLLRQVELQGDIRGNAIFHLLLYTGARVGDVVNLELHDLMVGVKSGHAVFRHGKGRKERSVPLALECRKALSAYLDVRPPCESEHVFIGERGPLSADGIQALCRKYSALIGERLHPHAFRHTFAKKFLENNGNDLTALAMLLGHSNIQTTARYAQKDQTALAAAAENLNY
- a CDS encoding helix-turn-helix transcriptional regulator, with protein sequence MNDVQKTAVSVSEMARMVGLSRARFYELMNEGVFPSPVYDLETRRPFYSDEMQENCLEVKRRNCGVNGKPILFYASRHPLGSQPIKRPARPKTKPKRTSQYNELIDSLSSLGLSASAQQVEAAVNECFPEGIQNLDSGEVVRAVFLNLKCQQL
- a CDS encoding Holliday junction DNA helicase RuvB C-terminal domain-containing protein gives rise to the protein MSNQREVGDVKPSSLNHLIGQQGVIDQVRVAIDAAHMDGKKFDHALLVGPPGLGKSALANVISQEMAADFHEILGQSIGGPADLNALLLSAKDGDVIHIDECHELGKEYQTALYLALDKRKLTISGKGRSSQSLPLADFTLLLSTTDEYGLLQPLRDRMKLLLRLQFYTVEDLTSVLIQRCRALVWDVHEEIFPKISRRSRGTPRLALRLLQSCHRVCRSEGEDTITARHLQRACQLEGIDEIGLGPTERQYVELLSDGATRLNVLASALGLPSRTVSEVVEPFLIRTNLVMKDDQGRRQLTQQGHDHLSNSRNDAV
- a CDS encoding ArdC family protein; amino-acid sequence: MPKQTADDIRQTITTIIIESLEAGGLPAWRKPWASDPNGLGLATSLSTGKPYRGINQLILQVLAIKNGYQSKWFGTFNQIKQAGSMVKKGEKSIKVVLWKPISRERTNEKGEEIEDKFMMMRQFSIFSIEQATGLEQFRIGYAQPSHTIFERFEAMDRLVAAIGIDLREGGNKAFYSPGGDYVQMPLRGQFESSETYYQTLAHEMIHWSEKRIGFDRANEDNAYALGELVAELGASFLLAELGLPASENDNHAAYLDHWLQAMKGDTKFIFRAAATASKAVDFLLSHVRTSEEQPVSETVGTP